From the genome of Nicotiana tabacum cultivar K326 chromosome 2, ASM71507v2, whole genome shotgun sequence:
TTCATAGTTTGGATCAAAAAGTTTCTAAGTAATTTCATTAAGGACATACATCTGCCGAAGATCCAAAACTGAATGCATAACCTTCTATACGAGGCAAATTGATCCCGATACAATGAGGGAACATATACCGATGAGGATACACTATACGACATTTGAAGACCATTATGTGCAACAACAATGACAAGAGAGAATGAACCTGCAAGTGCTTTCATAATGAAGCACTTCAACCCTGGAGAGAAAAAAGCCCCAGATCAACTTTCCTGAAGCAAATACTTCAGCTTCCTCGGAACAGAAGAACGATGTAGTAGAGAGGGAAAAAAACTCCAGATTTCGAAGGCAGCATCAGCGTGCGTTGCAAGTCTTCAAAGCAATTATTATCTGCTCTTGTTTTTCTGACTAATCCTTAGTAACCAATCTTCGGCCACGAACTTGGATACCCATCTCCAATAGGAAAGCCCTTCAACAGTTTATTACAGAAAATGCAGGAAACAGTCCCCGGCACAATTCATTATGCACATTATTATCATAGAGTTTTAACTTAAATACACCGATAGTGTAATAATTTTTACACTATCTAGGCAAATCATTCTGAAGGGTTCACCATCAATAGAAAACCACTGCAGCAGAGGCAGAGGCTTTTGGGGCATTCATTAGCCTCTCCTCGAATTCCTGAACCTTACCAGACATAAGAGTAATTGGGCCATAGATCCACGTCTGCTTCTCCGCGAATATCACCATTTCCTCTAACACCATGGAACTCCTGAGCAAATATTCCACAAAATGAATCACATGCTTCTCCATTACGAAACCAGCTACCTCCACCGTCTTGAGGTGATGAGTCAAGCACTGGACAGGAGTAACTACTATATTCCAAAATTCATCTCCATCAAAGTCATATGAGTGAATCCACGAAGTTGCGTTCTAAAATAAGCACAAGAGGAAATATCCAGTTAAGAATTGTCCCGAACTATGTATAATGGATACTAACAAGGACTCGGAACTGCAAAATCTTAGGGTAACACATTATGAAAATACATCTACAGTTACTGTGAAACAAACATCGAAAATCATACATGTTTAAAAATTTAAGTTTCCACCCTGAAGAAACATGATGTCTTATGTTTTCTACTTGATGGTTTCTCATGACTCCCCAAATAACGAGTAAAAAGGAGATTAGGGAAAAAAGTCCTATTTGCATATAGTACAGAGACACTCACATTTCACAGTAGGGTCATTTATATGAAATATGAAAATGATattcttttatataaaaaaaaaaaaggaaactgcCAAAGTTAGTATCCCAATCATGCCAACTCGGGTTAGTGTCCTACCAGTGTCTAACACCAACATGTATTACCATTGCAAAGAACACAGTTAACAGCAAGagcaataaaacaaataaattttGTCTTACTCGGGATGGATAATCATAGTAAGTAGTTATTTCGATGATAAGATTTTCCAAGCAAGGACAGTGCTTCAGCAAGTTCAGTATTCCTGGTAAGTGCCATTTCACAAAATCCAATTGAAGGTGAAGCGTCTTGCAACTGAAGGTCGGAGCTGGTAGATTTGTCAACTACCATGAAGAAAATACCTAGGCAGAcaaaaaataaaacacaaaagttaaagaaactaaataaatAGATTTTTGCATAAGAATATTCAAGCCCTTGGTCAACATTCTTTGTTTCTATGTGAAACATGAGTATTCTCCATCTATTTATTTGAACAATGCATCTCTACaccatgaaaaatatattttctgtAAGTTCAAATTAAGATTAAACACATTTGACGCTTAAACACATTCAATGCGATGCACAAATTTGGTGTGTGCTTCAGCACATAAGTAAATTCTTGTGTTGGCGAAAAAGACTATGTTTAAAAGGAAATGGTCCTATGCACTATGAACAATGCTTCTAAGTGATCAAGAAAACAAGGAGGTTTCTTCCTTATGTATTGACATGATAAAGAATGCAATCAAACGGATGCTTACAGTAGCAAAGAATGCTGCATCCACCAAATTTGATATAAATGCTTGCTAAACTGAACCATGAAAATGCAGACATCTAAATTGCTTAGAGGAAGTAGCCTACAGTCATATGACAGCTTCAATATACTTTAGTTTTTATTGTCTAGCCTCCATAAGACCCTACATGAAAGAATATGCCTTTTGCTGTAGGACTTAGGATATTGACTTATCTACCATTTCTGAGTTTATGGAAAACAACATGAGAAGGGTGTATTTGTAATCTGATGATATTGAAataaaactttctttctttttcgataaattaaaatgaaatttcttaagaaaaaCAGAGAAGCACAAACTAAAGATGACGATTTAATCAACAAGGACTTGTGCTGACAGCCACAAGGTAAGTGACAAAAGCATTAAAAAACTGATTGCACAATGTAAATGAAATGTTGATGGATGCCTAAACCTAAGACGTTAAAGAcaaagagcccgtttggattggcttatttcAAGTGCTTTTAAGGCAGAATAACTTTAAAGTCATTTTGTAATGTTTGGATAAAgtaaaaaaagtgcttttaagcacttgtttttaagttaaaatgataaaaacaagcCAAAAGTCAAAAGCTAGAATTACTAACTTATTGGTTTATCCTTACAAGTCACTTAAAAAAAGCCCATCCAAACGGGCTCAAAGTCCAAAACCATAACCCCTCCGGTCCATAAATTTATTGATATTCCATATCTTGAATAGAAGAGTTTATAGTTAGTATGTCCACCTAAAAGGCTATTTCTCCATAGAGTCAGAAATCTCAAATATACCTGGAGAAGTTGTGGAGAAAGAGAAAAAGCCACATACCAGAGCAAACCAGGAACATAGCTTGAGAGTTTTGGCCCCAGTAATTATTTGGAGGAGTATTCTCATTTCTTGATAATCCTTGTACTCTTTGAAATCAAACTTCTCCATACGATTGACAGACACTTCAACAATAGATGCTACATTGATAATATCCAGTACCTCCACAGTTTCAGACATGTCTAATGATAGGAGAGTTGGACATGAGACGTGTATCCTTGTTCCAAACCATCTAATGCCAAGTACCAATGTCTTTAAATTCGAATTGAGCAGAACCAGTCTTCTATGGCCGTAGCAAAACCACAGAGTCAATTCCTCAAGCACCGGGCAACCAGATAGAATATAATCCATCGATTGATCCATTAGCATAACATTATCAAGAGAAAATGTTGTTAGAGCCTTCAACTCGCTCTTCTTTTTTGCATTGATCTTACAGTATGCCAATCGGAGTTCAACCAAATGAGGACTGCTTAGAATAAAATTAGGCAGATCATAATAAGCCCAGGGCTCAAATGTACCATGTGCAGAGATGGACAAGTCAAGGACCTTCAAATTCTTATTTAATGCGAACTGGATCCAAGTACCAATTTCATTAGCCATTCTTTTCTCACTCCTCAAACAGTCATACTGCCATCTGTTGGATACTCTCTGTCGAATTGAATGAGATATACTAAAATGAAAATCAAGGCAGAACTTATAAAGAGTTGGGCTCTTATTAAGAAGAATCACATGACGAATAAAGTTCAAGAACCTTTCGTCATAGTCAGGACGATTAGCTTGACTATAATAGACATAGTTATGCCCCGGAAACATGCATTGATCAAAAGTGAGTGTGTGGATGAATGGCCAGAGGTGATTAAATCGTCGAATCAAGATTGTGTTCAGAGAATCGATTGTTGGCAATAAGGAGAGAATATGGATGAGGATGGCATCTGGTAGTCCACTTATACGGTCTTCATTAAAGTTACAGCTTCTTTGCCTTGCAGACATATTCCTTCTGTAAGACAACATAGCACATTTTTAGGTGCGATAAATTGCAAGCTATGAAATGACTGAGCATATGCCGTTCCTAGAAACCAAGAGGCACATAACAAGAACTTTCCTTCCTCTAGTTAATCAGGCTGAGAAATCCTCGAGCGATAATCTCAGCATATTAAATTTCCATTTAGAGATAACAATTCATGATGATAAAACATGGGATCAAATAGATTGGGAAACTTTTTAAGTAATTACCACTCATAGTTTGGATTAAAAAATTTCTAAGACAAGGCAAATGTATTTTTAGATTCAATCACTTTCTAAGTGTACCCACTGATATAAAAAACAAACTTCAAAAGGAATCCACTTAGA
Proteins encoded in this window:
- the LOC107822018 gene encoding FBD-associated F-box protein At5g60610-like, which encodes MSARQRSCNFNEDRISGLPDAILIHILSLLPTIDSLNTILIRRFNHLWPFIHTLTFDQCMFPGHNYVYYSQANRPDYDERFLNFIRHVILLNKSPTLYKFCLDFHFSISHSIRQRVSNRWQYDCLRSEKRMANEIGTWIQFALNKNLKVLDLSISAHGTFEPWAYYDLPNFILSSPHLVELRLAYCKINAKKKSELKALTTFSLDNVMLMDQSMDYILSGCPVLEELTLWFCYGHRRLVLLNSNLKTLVLGIRWFGTRIHVSCPTLLSLDMSETVEVLDIINVASIVEVSVNRMEKFDFKEYKDYQEMRILLQIITGAKTLKLCSWFALVCGFFSFSTTSPGIFFMVVDKSTSSDLQLQDASPSIGFCEMNATSWIHSYDFDGDEFWNIVVTPVQCLTHHLKTVEVAGFVMEKHVIHFVEYLLRSSMVLEEMVIFAEKQTWIYGPITLMSGKVQEFEERLMNAPKASASAAVVFY